Genomic DNA from Bosea sp. (in: a-proteobacteria):
GTCAAGCCGGCAGCCTCGACCGTGATTGCGCGATGGCCGCGCGTGCGACGCAACTCCGGAACGATCTTGGCCAGCGCCTCAAGGGCGACGCCCTCGTCGAGCGTCTCGACGGCTGTGCGGCACCGGTCGATCATCTGCCTGACCAAGGCGCCGTCGACGACGCGGGTCCGCGCCACGCGCAGCCACGGATCACCGGTGACGAGCTCCTCCTCGCCTGCTTCGAAGAGCTCCTCGAACAGCTTCTCGCCCGGCCTCAGGCCCGTGAACTGGATCTTGATGTCGACATGAGGCCGCAGGCCGGACAACTGGATCATGCGGCTCGCGAGGTCGGCGATGCGCACGGGCTTGCCCATGTCGAGCACATAGATGCCGCAGCGTTCGGCCCCCGGCTCCAGCCCCTTCGCCGAGGTGGCGAGCACAAGGCGCACCGCCTCTGGAATCGTCATGAAGTAACGCTCGATGTCGGGATGCGTGACGGTGACGGGGCCGCCTCGCGCGATCTGGCTCGCGAAGAGCGGCACCACCGAGCCCGTGGAGCCCAGAACGTTGCCAAAGCGCACGGTGAGGAAGCGGGTGGTCCCGGAGGCGCTGTCCAGAGTCTGGCAGTAGGCCTCCGCGAAGCGCTTCGTCGCCCCCATGATGTTGGTCGGGTTAACCGCCTTGTCGGTCGAGATCAGCACGAAGGCCTTGCACCCGGACGCGATGGCGGCGTCAGCCACGATCTGCGTGCCCAGCACATTGGTGTGGATTCCCTGCAGCGCGTTGGCTTCCAGAAGCGGCACATGCTTGAGGGCGGCGGCATGGAAGATGATGTCCGGCCGCTCGCGCGTGAAAACGGCATGAACATGGGCGCTCTGGCGCACGTCGCACAGGACGCTGGAAAAGGACCCCGCCGCCGCTGTGCAAGCCAGTTGCCGGTCGATCTGGTAAAGGTTGAACTCGCTGGACTCGACGAGGGTCATCCACTCGGGGTTGAACGAGGCGATCTGGCGCACAAGTTCAGAGCCGATCGAGCCGCCTGCGCCGGTGATGAGCACGCGCCGCCCGCGGATGAGGCGCGCCACCGACTCGAGGTTGAGCGTGATGTCGTCACGCTCGAGCAGGTCCTCGACGCGCAGCGCGCGTGGATTCAGATCGCGTGTTCCGCTCCCGGCGGCATCAAGCTCCACAAGGTTCGGCAGCCGGTAGGTCACGATGCCATGCTCCGAGGCGGCCTCGAGAATCCCGGCGATGACCTCGTCCTTCAGCCGCGCTGGAGCCAGGATGAGCTTGCCGACAGGCAGGCCCCGATGCGCGAACCGTGTGACGATGCTTCCCAGATCGGCCAGCGTTCCCAGCACGGGCACCCGGTGCATGTGGCGGCCCACATGGCGCCCGCTGTGGTCGATGATGCCCAGCACATGATAGGACGGGTTTCTCTCGCGAGCGAGCGCCCGGATGAAGTTCGAGGCCCCGTCGCAGTAGCCATACAGCAGCACAGGCTCGGACGACACGCCGCGCGCGCTCCCCGACTTCACCCGCGTGTGGCGTTCCTTGAACAGGCGGAACATCAGGCGCGGGCCGCCCATCATCATGACCATCAGGCCGAGAGCCAGCACCGGCACGGATCCCGGCACATTCACCAGCCGCGTGAAGAGAAATGCCGCCAGCGTCGAGATTGCGGTGGTGATGATCGCGCTGGCGATGATGCCGCCGAGATCGGAAATCGACGCATATCGCCATGAGCCGCGATTGAGCCCGACCGCGAACGCCATGACCGGCGCAAGCCCGACGAAGATCACAAACAGCACCAGGAACCCGCCTTCGAACGGGGGCAGGTCACCGGTGCGGATCAGATAGGCGAGGGGCAACGCTGCAACCGCCACCCCAATGTCATGCAGGGTGGCCAGGACGCGGAGCAGGACAACACGTGACATGAACACAATCCTGTAAGCCAACCCGCCTGCTTGTGATCGACTCGATCAGTGTACGCCAACCCGCCACCAATCCCTAGCGCCTTGCATTTCTTTAACGACAAATGATGTATGCCGCAAGGTCAAGCACCCGGACGTGGTGCAGCTTCTGAGCGCCACTGGCCGCTATCGGGATCGGCCCGGGCGGTTGATGTCAGGCCGCCACGATGGGGTCAGGTTGACGATGGGTTTGTCGCTCATCGGCGCGATGGTTTCCAGCGTCATGTGGCGTGCGCGCTGGACGGCCCATTCATCGTTCTGTTCGCGCAGGATGGCGCCGACGAGCCGATCATGCTCGCGGCGCGGCCGCCGGGGATGGCATCCGCGAAGTCCGCCATGACGGCGTGGTGATGATCATGGGAGAAAAGCCATCGGGGCCGCGTCCGTGCCGTCGGCGCGCTGGCCGGTTGATCGCGGCCGGGCTTCCAAAGCGGCGAAGCTGGCGTTAAGCCTCATGGCCGCGCCCTGAGGCCCCGAGCCGGACATGACAATGCCAGACCGTCGCCCTGCCCGCATCATCTGTCTTGGTGGCGCGGTCATCGACAGGAAGCTCATCGCCATCGAGCCGGTGCGGCCCGGCACGTCGAACCCGGCGCGCGGGTCAATCGGCTTCGGCGGCGTGGCGCGCAATGTCACCGAGAACCTCGCCCGGCTGGGCTGCGAGGTCGGCTTTCTCTCCTGCGTGGGCGATGACCCGTCCGGCCGCGCCCTGCTCGGCCATCTGGCGGGGCTCGGCGTCGATGTGTCCGGGGTCAGGACCGTGAGCGGCGCCGCGACAGCCGAATACGTCGCCATCCTCGAGCCTGGCGGCGCGCTTCATCTGGCCGCCGCCGACATGGCCATCCTCGACGGGCTTTACGGCCCGCTGGTCGCGGATGCGGTGGAGGCTGCTTGCGGCGCGGATTGGCTCTTCGCCGATTGCAACGCCAGCGCCGAGGCGCTCGCCGAACTCATTGCCCATGCACGCCGAACGGGCCTGGCCCTGGCCATCGACGTCATCTCCACGCCCAAGGCCCGCCGCCTGCCGCAGGATCTGCGCGGCCTCGGCTGCCTGTTCCTCAACCGCGACGAGGCATCCGCGATTCTGGGGCTTGAGGATGGCGAGCCCGAGTCCATGGCCGGGGCGCTCGGGCGGCGCGGGGCGGCGCGCATCGTGCTCACCATGGGCGCTGAAGGGGCGCTGGCATGGCAGGGCGGCTCGGGGGTCCGCATTCCGGCCGAGGCGGCCGGGGTGGTCGACGTCACCGGCGCGGGCGACGCCATGATCGCGGGCACGCTGCGCGGCCTTTGCGCGGGGCTTGATCTGCCAGGGGCTGCAAGGCTGGGCGCCCATGTCGCCGCCCGCACCGTCGCATCGTCGCTCAGCGTCAGCGATGCCCTCTCGCCAGCGCTGGCGGATCGGTTTATCGCCGCAGCCGGCGCCTCGTCCGCGCGAGCGGATGCGCGCGCTCCATGACGCGCTCCATGACACGCTCCATGACAACGGTCCGAGGTTTGCGTCCATGCTGAACGGTCATTGCCAGCCCACGCCCGAGGTCGCCGCAGCACTGGCAGAGGGCCGCCCTGTCGTGGCGCTTGAATCGACCATCATCACCCACGGCATGCCCTGGCCCGCCAATGTCGAGACGGCGCGGCGCGTCGAGGCCGAGGTGCGGGCCCATGGCGCGGTGCCGGCCACCATCGCCGTGCTCGGCGGCCGCATCGCCATTGGGCTCACAGATCGGCAGATGGAAGGGCTGGCGCAGGCGACCGGCGTGCTCAAGCTCTCGCGCGCCGATCTCGCCCATGCCGTCGCCAGCGGCGAGCCCGGCTCGACCACCGTGGCCGCGACGATGATCTGCGCGCATCTCGCCGGAATCGGTGTCTTCGCAACGGGCGGCATCGGCGGCGTGCATCGCGAGGCGGCCGAGACCTTCGATGTCTCGGCGGATCTGCAGGAGCTGGCGCGCACGCCTGTCACGGTGGTCTGCGCCGGCGCCAAGGCCATCCTCGACCTGCCCAAGACCTTCGAGATGCTGGAGACGCTGGGTGTGCCGGTCGTCGGCTTCGGCGTCGACAATCTTCCCGCCTTCTGGAGCCGCGATGGCGGCATCCGCGCGCCGATCCGGCTGGACAGCGCCGATGCCATCGCGCGGATGCTCAGGGTCCGCCACGAACTGGGCCTCGTCGGCGGCGCGCTGGTGTGCAATCCCGTCCCCGCCGAGCACGAGATCCCCGCGCCGGAGGTGGCCCGCTTCGTCGAGCGCGCGCTGGCCGATGCGGCGTGCGCCGGCGTCTCGGCCAAGGAGGTGACGCCTTATCTTCTCGGCCGGGTCCTGGAGCTGACCGATGGCCGCAGCCTCGCCACCAACATCGCACTCATCCGCTCCAATGCGGCGCTGGCGGCGCGCATTGCGGTGGCCATGGCCTAGCCGCTTGAGCTGGTGAAGCGCCCGCCTGTTCGCGCCAGCTCCACCAGCAGCCTTGCCGGCTCCCAGCCCGCGCCGTCACGGTCGTGCATTGTCTCGACCTCGGCCAGAATGGCGGCGGCCCCTATCCGGTCCGCCTGGAACATGGGTCCGCCCCGCCAGGCCGGCCAGCCATAGCCATTGATGAACACCAGATCGATGTCGCTCGCCCGTTGCGCCATGCCTTCATCAAGGATCCGCGCGCCCTCGTTGACCATGGCGGCGATGATGCGGGAGCGGATCTCCTCGGCCGGGACGGGCCGCCGGGCGATCCCCTTGCGCCGCGCCTCCGCCTCTATGATGACGGCGACGCCGGCATCGGGCCGCCTCTTGCCCTGCTCGTAGACATACCAGCCGGCCCCGGTCTTGATGCCGAAGCGGCCAAGCTCGCACAGCGTGTCGGCCACGCCGACATAGCGCTCGGCCGGATCGCGCGTCGCTGCCTGCCGCTTGCGCCGCGCCCAGGCGATGTCGAGGCCAGCGAGATCGAACACGGCGAAGGGGCCCATTGGCAGCCCGAAATCCTCCATCGCGGCGTCGATCTCGTGGGGCAGTGCGCCATCCTCAAGCATGTATTCGCACTGCCGGCGATAGGCCGAAAAGATGCGGTTGCCGATGAAGCCCTCGCAATTGCCAGCGAGCACGGCCAGCTTGCGCAGCCGCTTTGCGAGCGCGAAGGCGCTGGCGAGCACATCCGGCGCGGTCGCGGAGCCGCGCACGATCTCGACGAGCCGCATGATGTTGGCCGGCGAGAAGAAATGCAGACCCACCACGCGCTCCGGGTGGCTGGCGGCGGACGCGATCGCGTCAGGGTCGAGATAGCTCGTATTGGTGGCGAGGATGGCGTCAGGGCGCAGGATCGCGGAGAGAGCCCGGAACAGCTCCTGCTTCACGTCGAGGTCGTCGAACACGGCCTCGATCACCAGATCGCAAGGGGCGAAGGCGGCCATGTCGCTGCCGACCGCAGTGAGGGCAAGCCGTGCTCCATGGCTGGCCGCGTCGATGCGGCCGCTCGCCAGCGCCCGGTCATGAATCGCGACGATCCGCGCGCGGCCCTTTTCGGCGGCCTCGGGCGATTGCTCGACCACGATGGTGCGCAGACCCGCCTCCGCCAGCGCCGCGGCGATGCCCGAACCCATCGTCCCCGCGCCGGCCACGCCGACCGTTCCGACAAGGCGCGGCGTCACATCCTCCAGGCCCGGCACGCGCCCCGCCTCGCGCTCGGCGAAGAAGACATGGCGCAGGGCGGCCGATTGCTCCCCCGCCATCAGTTCGACGAAGGCCTCCCGCTCCTGCGCGATGCCGGCCGTAAAGCCAAGCCGCACCGCAGCCTGCACGCTGCGTGCGGCCCGAAGCGGCGCGATCTGTCCGCGGGCCTTGCGCTCGATCTCGGCGATGCGGGCATTGATGGCGTCGGCATCGGCAGACGGCGCGGGACGCTGGGATGTCCGCCGCGGCGGCTGCCCTGCGATCCGGCCGGCCATCTCCAGCGCAGCCTCGATCAGGTTGCCCTCCGCCACCGCATCGATGAGGCCAATGTCGAGAGCTTCGGCCGCGCTGACCATGCGGCCCGAGGTGATGATGTCGAGGGCGCGCTCGATCCCCACGAGCCTGGGAAGGAGCTGGGTTCCGCCAGCGCCGGGCAGGAGGCCAAGCTTCACCTCCGGCAGGCCGAGCTGGGCGCCGGCATCTGCGATTCGCGCATGGGCTGACATCGCGATCTCGCAGCCGCCCCCCAGCGCGGCGCCGTGGATGGCCGCGATCACGGGTTTGGCGCTGGCCTCGATCTGCCGGCAGACATCGCTCAGCGATGGCGATTGCGGCGGCTTGCCGAATTCCCTGATGTCGGCGCCGGCGACGAAGCCGCGGCCCTTGCAGGCCAGGATGATCGCCGTCGTGGCATCATCCGCGGCGGCTTCAGTCAGCGCGGCGGCAATCCCCGCCCTGACGGCATGGCTTGTCGCGTTCACGGGCGGATTGTCGATTTCGATGATCCGCGCCGCGCCGAGGCTGCGGCTGGTCACGACAGGGGGTGAAGGCGTCATGGCGGATCATTCCGTTTCAGGGTGCGGGCGCTGGGTCCCACCCGGGCTGCGGCACGTTTCCGGGGGAGCAAGCCGCGCGCCGCAAGCGCATCATGACAAATCAGGTCGGGCAGAACTTGTCATGGATCAGCTTGATGAATCGCCGCACGTCATCATCGGCGAGGCTGTAATAGACGGTCTTGCCCGCGCGGCGCGTGCGCACCAGCCCGTCAAGCCTGAGCCGCGCCAATTGCTGCGAGACGCTCGGCTGCCTGAGCGCCAGCGCCTCCTCAAGCTCCGTGACGGAGCGCTCCTTCTCGGCCAGCAGGCACAGGAAGATGAGCCGGTTCTCGTGGGCCAGCGCCTTGAGATAGTCGCTTGCCTCGCGCGCGCTCGCCATGATGCGCTGGATGGACTCCGGTTCAGCCCGTTCGGCGAGGGCCGCATCGGCCGGCAGGTCAGTCGCTGTCACCGCATATGTCCGCTCTTGATGGCGCAGGCCAGGATCAAGCCCGATCATGGTCGCGGGCGCTCGCGATCATATGCCCCCGCCTTGATCTAATTCAATGGCGGGGCCGCGCCGGGCAGCGCCCTGCCGCGCCACCAATCTCCTTGAACCGGCGCGCTGCTCTTGCTACCTGCGGAGCAACAATCCCCGAAACAGAGCCTTCCTGGAGCGTCGACCCATGTCACGCCAGTTCATCTACCACATGCGCGGCCTGTCCAAGACCTATCCGGGCGGCAAGCAGGTGCTCAACAACATCCATCTCTCCTTCTATCCCGACGCCAAGATCGGCGTGCTCGGCGTCAACGGCGCGGGCAAGTCGACGCTGCTCAAGATCATGGCCGGCATGGACAAGGAGTGGACGGGCGAGGCCTGGGTGGCCGAGGGCGCGCGCGTCGGCTACCTGCCGCAGGAGCCCAGGCTCGACGAGGCCAAGACCGTCCGCGAGAACGTGATGGAAGGCGTCGCCGCCCAGCAGGCCATCCTCGACCGCTACAACGAACTCGCCATGAACTACTCGGACGAGACAGCCGACGAGATGACCCGCCTGCAGGACGAGATCGAGGCCAGGGGCCTGTGGGATCTCGACAGCAAGGTCGATCAGGCAATGGACGCGCTGCGCTGCCCGCCCGATGACTGGAAGGTGGACAAGCTGTCAGGCGGCGAGAAGCGCCGCGTGGCGCTGTGCAAGCTGCTGCTCTGGCAGCCCGAACTGCTGCTGCTCGACGAGCCCACCAACCACCTTGACGCCGAGACGACGGGCTGGCTCGAGAACCATCTGCGCAACTATCCGGGTGCGATCCTGATCGTGACCCATGACCGCTACTTCCTCGACAATGTCACCAGCTGGATTCTCGAGCTCGACCGCGGGCAGGGCATCCCCTACGAGGGCAACTACACGAGCTGGCTCGGCCAGAAGCAGAAGCGCCTCGCCCAGGAGGGCCGCGAGGAGGCCTCACGCCAGAAGGCCATCGCAGCCGAGCAGGAATGGGTCTCGGCCTCGCCGAAAGCCCGCCAGGCCAAGAGCAAGGCCCGCATCCAGCGCTATGAGGATCTCGTCAAGAAGGCCGCAAACAAAGGGCCGGACACCGCGCAGATCATCATCCCGATCGCCGAGCGGCTGGGCAACAATGTCGTGGATTTCGAGGGCCTGTCCAAGGGCTTCCAGGACAAGCTGCTGATCGACGACCTCTCCTTCAAGCTGCCGCCCGGCGGCATTGTCGGCGTCATCGGGCCGAACGGCGCGGGCAAGACCACGCTGTTCCGCATGATCACCGGCGCGGAGAAGCCCGACAAGGGCACCATCACCGTCGGCGAGAGCGTCAAGCTCGGCTATGTCGACCAGAGCCGCGACAGCCTCGACGACAAGAAGACCGTCTGGGAGGAAATCTCCGGCGGCAACGACATCATCTACCTCGGCAAGAAGGAGATCAACTCCCGCGGCTACTGCTCGACCTTCAACTTCAAGGGCGGCGACCAGCAGAAGAAGGTCGGGATGCTCTCAGGCGGCGAGCGCAACCGCGTTCACCTCGCCAAGATGCTGAAAAGCGGCGCAAACCTGCTGCTGCTCGACGAGCCCACCAACGATCTCGACCTCGACACGCTGCGCGCGCTCGAAGAGGCGCTGGAAGATTATGCCGGCTGCGCCGTCATCATCAGCCACGACCGCCGCTTCCTCGACCGCATCGCCACCCACATCCTCGCCTTCGAAGGCGACAGCCATGTCGAGTGGTTCGAGGGCAACTTCCAGGACTATGAAGAAGACAAGAAGCGCCGTCTGGGCGTGGACAGCGTGAACCCGAAGCGGATTGCTTACAAGAAGTTCATGAGGTGAGGCGTGGGGGGTATTCCCTCACGCCAGCCGATCAGCAACACCAGCGTTTGGTCGGTCGTTTGCGCCAGCCCCGCGACACATACGGAGTCGCTTGACCAAAAGGGCAGATATTGATCGACGGCGTAAGCGGTGCCCTGCTTCTTGCAGGTGCAGCTATTGCAGGCAGTCCAGCGGAGCCTGCCAAAAAAGCGGTCGGAAAATTGGTTGGTGCCTATACCGACCTCAGAGCCCGATTCAAAAGTTCACGTGCAGATCGAGTATCTTGCGATGCGTCGCGTGAGCATGCGGATGCTGGCGACATGGGCGGAGGCAGTGGAGCTTTCGATGGATTTCTCCCAATCCTTGGCAAGACGGCGGCATCGATTGAGCCATGCGAAGGTTCGCTCGACGGGCTCAACAAGAAGATCCGCATTCATCGCAATAAGCCTGCAGGCCGACCGATGAGCCGGGCCACGGCGAAGGCCAACGCCGGGAAATCGATGGTGCGTTGCCATGTCGACAATTCCACCGGTGAGTGGGGGGCCCTGCAGGACTCGAACCTGCAACCAGACCGTTATGAGCGGTCCGGATTGCAGGGAAAAGCGAAATGGAATCAGCGCCGAAAGAGCACATGCGGGCAATGCCGCGTGCAAAACCGTGGGCCGGGCAGGACTCGAACCTGCAACGAGAGTGTTATGAGCACTCGGCTCTGCCATTGAGCTACCGGCCCCACGGTACAGCACCTATTGCGCCGCGCCGCGTGGCGGTCAACCCTCCAAGCCAACCCTGCCAGTGTAAGCGGTGTTCCGAGGGCACCTTTCTTTGATGCGGTATGATGGGCACTGTGATGATCCTGCCCGAGAGCAGATAGCCCATCTGCGCAGGCGTGATCGCCACCACGCCATCGGCAGGTGACGGCCACAGGAACCGGCCCTTCTCCAGCCGCCGCACATACAGGCTGGCCGCCTGACCGTCGTGCCAGATCACCTTCAGCAGATCACCGCGCCGGCCTCGGAAGCAGAAGACAAACGAGCGGAGAAAGCTGAGCGCCAAAAGGACTTCCCGCAAGGCGGCCCTCAGCGTGTGGATACGATGCAAGCCTCTTCCTTCAAATTGCCGGCGCGATCAGGCCGAAGCCCTCATGACCGAAGGGGCGTGACGCCCCCGATCAACCCCAGCCCGATCCCTCCAGCGCGTTCCCCAATGTTCAAATCCCTGCCGCAGCGAAAAACACGCAACGGGAACCCGTGTCCTGCGCAACACGGAGATCGGCGCAGACCGGAATGAACCAGCATGGTGAATAGGACGGGCTAGGCCTTTCGCCCGTCAAATTCCATCCTGTTGATGCGGCTTGCCAGAGCAATGGCGTTCTCCACGGCGTCTTGACCGAAATACCGGGCCATCGCCATTGCCTTCACCAGCACGCGTTCAATCTCCCAGCAGATCAGCGCATCCTCTTCTGTTCCCGCTTTCGGGACTTGATCAGGCGCGGGACTGCATTTGCTGGCGGATGCCGCAGTGTCATGTGGATTTGCGGGGCTTTGGGTTGGCGCAGGAGCGGCGCTTCTTGTCGGGTGATGTGCGTTGGTCATGGCTGGTCCCTTCGGAATGAGGTCTGTGCCATGGCAATGCAAGATTACGTACCGAAATGCCCATCTCGGGAAAAAAATAAAATGTCGTTAAATCAGATACTTGTCGTTCACTTGGCAGAGATGGTCGCTGGGCGGCCAGCTTGGGTTTGCGGAATGCAAATCAAACAGCAAAGGCCGATTCAGGGCTTTCGATTTTGCAACGACAGCGGTCCGGCAGACCCGCTGTGCATTTCGCTATGTTGCCACCTGGAGCGCATCAGCTGCCTGCCAGGCTTCGATCCGCCGATAGATCGTCGAAGGCGCCACCTCCAGCATTGCGGCCGCGCGCGGGATTGATCCGCCACACATGGCAATCGCGGCCTCGACATGAAGCCGGATCGCCTCATCGAGTGACACCAGAGGGCGCTTCTCGCCGTCTTCCGTTCCGGCAGGAGCGAAACTCGGCAGGGCCGACGGCAATGGCAGTGTCACCCGCCCCAGCAAGCGTTCGCCGGTTTTCGGTCGCAACTCGGCCGGCAGATCAGCCAGCTCAATGACAGTTCCCTGTGAAAACACCACAAGGTTGCGAATGAGGTTCTGGAGTTGGCGTACATTTCCGGGCCAGGCAAAACGTATCAACGCGGCCTCGGCCTCTGCGGAGAAAATTGAACAGGTCTTGCCCTCCTCCGCTGCGAAGCGCTCCAGAAACGCGCGGGCAATCAGCAGCACATCATCGCCACGGTCACGCAGTGGCGGCATCTCAACCGGAAGAACATGCAGCCGATAGAACAGATCCTCCCGCAGCCGGCTTGCAGCAACCTCGCTTCGGGGATCCTTGTTCGTCGCACAGACAATCCGCACATCAGCCTGACGAACCTGATCTTCGCCCAGCCGCTGCACCGTCATGGTCTGCAAGAAGCGCAGCAGCTTCGTCTGCAGCGCGAGATCCATTTCGCAAATCTCGTCGAGGAACAGCGTCCCGCCCTGGGCGCTGAGCACGGCTCCCTTTCGATCGGCGACAGCACCGGTGAAAGCCCCCTTGGCGTGGCCGAACAGTTCGCTTTCCAGCATGTCCCTGGGGATGGCGGCGCAGTTCACGGCGATGAACGGACCCTTGGCCCGCTTGCTGAAACGATGCAGGGCATCGGCGCAGAGTTCCTTGCCGGTGCCGCTCTCGCCGGTCACGAAGACAGTTGCGTTCGACGGCGCTGCCGCCTGGATGATGCGATAGGTCGCCTGCATCGCCAGCGAACTGCCGATGAACCGGGCGAAGCGATCACGACCGAAGCTTTCCCGGATCTCCTCGATCTCGCTTGCCATGGCGCGACGCTCGATGGCGTTGCGGATCGTCACCCGCAACCGATCGGGCGAAAAGGGCTTCAGGAGGAAGTCGAAGGCGCCTTCGCGCATCGCATCGATGGCAAGCTGGACGGAACCCTGAGCCGTCATCATCACTACGACGATCGGCAGGCCGCGCTGCCTGACCTCCCGCATGATGTCGAGCCCGTTGCCATCCGGCAGGTTTACGTCAACCAGCAGGACATGCGGGCAATTTCTGTCGATCTCGGAAAAGGCATCGTTCACCCGGGTCGCAAGACTGATGCTGCGGGCATCTGTCTGCAGGATTGCCCGATAGGTTTCACCGAGCGCCACCGAATCCTCGACGATCAGAATCTTCGGTTGCTTTGGCACCGGCTTTTCTCCCTTGAGAAGGCGTCCATCAATGCGGCCATGACCCGTCCGGCAGAGCGTGCCGCTCACGCTGTTTGCCGTCTGCGCAAATCCCGAAGCGTCCGCTTGATTTCGTCATGAAGCGCGGGAAGTTGCTCCGCAAAGGTCCCGGAAGTTGCATGTTCGACTGCCAACGCCGTTTCAAGCGCACTTCGGCCGCCATATTGCCCAAGAAGCGCGACCAGCCTGTGGGCGGATCGACAGATGGACGCATGGTCGCCAGCCGACTCGGCGCTCACGATTTCATCCCATTCATGACTGATGTTTTCAACTGCAGCGTTCAGCAACATGGCGAACGTCGAAGCGTCGCAGACCTCCTCAAGTTCGGCGAGGAGATCCGGCTCGCCGGCGTCGGCAAGCGCGCGCGTGGCTCCGTCCTGGCCTCCCCGCCGGGTGCGCTGTGCCGCGTGCTCAAGCAGTTTCGCCAGGTCGCCCGGACGGACAGGCTTCGAGAGGTGATGATCAAACCCAGCAGTGATGGCCTTGCGGCGATCTTCCTCGAAGGCTTGTGCTGTCAGGGCCGCAATCATGACATTGCCGCGCGTGCCGCCCAGCTTCCGGATTGCGGCCACGGCCTCGTCTCCAAACAAGAAGGGCATCTGGATATCGAGAATGATCAGATCAAAATCTTCATTGGTTGCTGCTGCCAGGGCAGACACTCCGTCCGCGACAAGGGTTACATGATGGCCGCGGTTTTCG
This window encodes:
- a CDS encoding sigma-54-dependent Fis family transcriptional regulator, which codes for MPKQPKILIVEDSVALGETYRAILQTDARSISLATRVNDAFSEIDRNCPHVLLVDVNLPDGNGLDIMREVRQRGLPIVVVMMTAQGSVQLAIDAMREGAFDFLLKPFSPDRLRVTIRNAIERRAMASEIEEIRESFGRDRFARFIGSSLAMQATYRIIQAAAPSNATVFVTGESGTGKELCADALHRFSKRAKGPFIAVNCAAIPRDMLESELFGHAKGAFTGAVADRKGAVLSAQGGTLFLDEICEMDLALQTKLLRFLQTMTVQRLGEDQVRQADVRIVCATNKDPRSEVAASRLREDLFYRLHVLPVEMPPLRDRGDDVLLIARAFLERFAAEEGKTCSIFSAEAEAALIRFAWPGNVRQLQNLIRNLVVFSQGTVIELADLPAELRPKTGERLLGRVTLPLPSALPSFAPAGTEDGEKRPLVSLDEAIRLHVEAAIAMCGGSIPRAAAMLEVAPSTIYRRIEAWQAADALQVAT